One Pelobates fuscus isolate aPelFus1 chromosome 8, aPelFus1.pri, whole genome shotgun sequence genomic window carries:
- the LOC134570645 gene encoding uncharacterized protein LOC134570645 — protein MVGIVPKKDAPGVDFCGVDKYYYIVRSDLGCYMRSTNFNKGEDLIVYSLHLSCRNGDHYLAHEDDLFYIIKGTNYRRVTNMNTDEGAIVYALHPSCRGGDHYLSAFGHFYIIDQSRGVYRKTTNMNTYEDGVEYTLHPNCRNGLYYFGVKDYYYFVKPHDEWGVQYYKCTDFSKDTDGEPFSFDATVTNFTPGGLALIRGPSFGVWKCIKTISNDSQTPITWTNKINKKVGYEKEKMSSMEHNWNVSATVSAETGGLSALVVKSQFSLSTSYGGSSVNTERENWNEVTETEETINLTLKPNEKIYVWQYELGLGKEVVLFCRDMKFDDDPEPPTENPLPPAN, from the coding sequence ATGGTTGGTATCGTTCCCAAGAAGGATGCCCCAGGAGTGGATTTTTGTGGTGTTGACAAATATTACTACATTGTCCGATCTGACCTTGGCTGTTACATGCGGTCAACAAACTTCAACAAGGGTGAAGATCTAATTGTCTACAGTCTGCATCTCTCTTGTAGAAATGGAGACCATTACCTGGCCCATGAAGATGACCTATTCTATATCATTAAGGGCACAAATTATCGCCGTGTGACCAACATGAACACAGATGAAGGTGCTATAGTCTACGCTCTACATCCCAGCTGCCGGGGTGGTGATCACTATCTCTCTGCCTTCGGTCACTTCTACATCATTGACCAGAGTCGAGGGGTTTATCGTAAAACTACAAATATGAACACGTACGAGGATGGGGTGGAGTACACACTCCATCCCAACTGCAGGAACGGGCTCTACTACTTTGGTGTCAAAGACTACTATTACTTTGTGAAGCCTCATGATGAATGGGGGGTTCAGTATTACAAATGCACAGACTTCTCAAAGGATACGGATGGAGAGCCCTTTTCCTTTGATGCCACTGTCACCAACTTCACCCCTGGGGGCTTGGCCCTCATTCGGGGTCCCTCATTTGGTGTCTGGAAGTGCATCAAAACCATCAGCAATGATTCGCAGACTCCGATCACCTGGACAAACAAGATCAACAAGAAGGTTGGCTATGAGAAGGAGAAGATGTCCTCAATGGAACATAACTGGAATGTTTCAGCCACAGTGTCTGCAGAGACAGGTGGTCTGAGTGCCCTTGTCGTAAAGAGCCAGTTCTCTCTCAGTACTTCATATGGAGGATCCAGTGTCAACACGGAAAGAGAGAACTGGAATGAGGTGACAGAAACTGAGGAAACCATCAATCTGACCCTGAAGCCCAATGAGAAGATCTATGTTTGGCAGTATGAGCTGGGTCTGGGTAAAGAAGTTGTGCTATTCTGCAGGGATATGAAGTTTGATGATGATCCAGAACC